A single genomic interval of Arthrobacter methylotrophus harbors:
- a CDS encoding ATP-dependent DNA helicase produces MRLLPPREVHYAAPVFSADQAAVVGLPHGSGPVLVPGAPGTGKSTVLVETAVQRVQRDGVDPERILILAPGRHAASALRDTFTGRLDRSLSTTPARTWASYAFDLIRRAKAEGVLPLQRPPKLLSGPEQDLIIKELLEGHARPGFELPWPQDLAAALPTRGFRQEIRQLFDRIIESGRTAEDLTALAYECGRPDWIAAAELYTEYRDVLDLRMPEAFDPAGIITAARQIFQDSPGFLAAERERLQLILVDDIQEANPAVFELLADIAEGKDVLVASSPDTVVQGFRGARPDLVAELPRLLGGLENSVRELPLWHTHRHLPELAKAWTGLAARISQRAGGQLARRLDPLPALVEARAGSTQATGRVEAHVLPSAVHELRYVAQRILEAQLRENHEFGDIAVIVRNGGQLAQLQRYLGGQGIPVRVPVADSAVRDEVAVRPLLEVYSVVLDATKLTPESAVSLLTSRIGGATAIELRRLRQSLRREELLGGGGRSSDSLLVEALLEPGALGSLGIEGSSARRLARMIAAGRLAATDPGANAETVLWALWQATGLASRWTELALDGGAADARADRDLDAMMALFHTAERYVDQLPGSGPEQFLEYLLSQELPMDTLAARAQVEEAVELMTPASAAGREWPVVIVAGLQEGVWPNTRLRGELLGSTLFADAVEHGVEHALQRGPLSRLRDIRYDELRSFSTAVSRAREVLICTAVSSEDEQQSAFLDYVAPLDPGQYRREFTPVDRPMTLRALVAELRQRVQPDDAGLARPGVAGEAVEAARVLAYLATAEPPVPGAHPDSWWGLAPLSSEEPVVPKGGTVFVSPSKVETVHKSPLDWFVQAAGGEAATDFARSLGTLVHAIAQELPDASGGEYVAELVRRWPTLGMKDNWEGRLDFQRAEQMVRKLAQYVLVMRSEGRSLTGVEQDFEVPLPAVHLGDVVGDPDATRDAVLRGQVDRLEIDQEGRLVIVDLKTGKRQPSKAELAKHPQLGAYQAAVLHGAFQGLPVPGGAVLAQLGTKTKTPAIQAQEPLDPGDNWAQDLVSEAAVLMAGASFEARHDPSKGSHGGHGCRLPDICPLCARGKQVTE; encoded by the coding sequence TTGCGCTTGCTTCCGCCGCGTGAGGTCCACTATGCAGCTCCCGTGTTCTCTGCCGACCAAGCTGCCGTCGTCGGGCTTCCGCACGGATCCGGGCCGGTATTGGTCCCGGGAGCGCCGGGCACCGGGAAGTCGACTGTGCTGGTGGAAACTGCTGTCCAGCGGGTTCAGCGCGATGGCGTGGATCCGGAACGGATCCTGATCCTGGCGCCGGGGCGGCATGCGGCGTCGGCGTTGCGGGACACTTTTACGGGGCGGCTGGACCGCAGCTTGAGTACGACGCCGGCACGCACCTGGGCGTCATACGCCTTCGATCTGATCCGGCGCGCCAAAGCCGAGGGAGTGCTGCCGCTGCAGCGGCCACCCAAGTTGCTCTCGGGACCGGAACAGGACCTCATCATCAAGGAGCTGCTGGAGGGGCACGCCAGGCCGGGCTTTGAGCTTCCTTGGCCCCAGGACTTGGCAGCGGCGTTGCCCACGCGGGGCTTCCGGCAGGAGATCCGGCAGCTCTTTGACCGCATCATCGAATCCGGCCGCACGGCGGAAGACCTCACGGCGCTTGCGTACGAATGCGGCCGACCGGACTGGATCGCCGCGGCGGAGCTGTACACGGAATACCGCGATGTCTTGGATCTGCGCATGCCGGAGGCTTTCGATCCGGCAGGAATCATCACGGCGGCGCGCCAGATCTTCCAGGATTCCCCCGGGTTCCTCGCGGCGGAGCGCGAGCGGCTGCAATTGATCCTGGTGGATGACATCCAGGAGGCGAATCCTGCGGTTTTTGAACTTCTCGCGGACATTGCCGAGGGCAAGGACGTTCTCGTGGCGTCTTCTCCGGACACCGTGGTCCAGGGGTTCCGCGGTGCCCGCCCGGACCTTGTTGCCGAACTGCCACGGCTCCTGGGCGGGCTTGAGAACAGTGTGCGGGAGCTTCCGCTCTGGCACACCCACCGGCATCTCCCGGAGCTCGCGAAGGCCTGGACCGGCCTGGCGGCGCGTATTTCGCAACGGGCGGGTGGCCAATTGGCGCGGCGTCTGGATCCCCTGCCTGCGTTGGTGGAGGCGCGTGCCGGAAGTACGCAGGCTACTGGCCGGGTGGAAGCGCACGTCCTTCCCTCCGCAGTACACGAACTGCGTTACGTAGCACAGCGCATTCTTGAAGCACAGCTGCGTGAGAACCACGAGTTCGGTGACATCGCAGTGATTGTGCGCAACGGGGGGCAACTGGCGCAATTGCAGCGCTACCTGGGAGGCCAAGGAATTCCCGTCCGCGTCCCGGTTGCGGATTCCGCCGTCCGCGACGAAGTGGCAGTCCGTCCCCTGCTCGAGGTGTACAGCGTGGTGCTGGACGCAACGAAACTGACGCCCGAATCCGCGGTCTCGCTTCTCACGTCGAGGATTGGGGGAGCTACCGCCATCGAGTTGCGCCGCCTGCGGCAATCCCTGCGCAGGGAGGAATTGCTGGGCGGCGGTGGACGGTCCAGCGATTCGCTGCTCGTCGAGGCTTTGCTGGAGCCTGGCGCCCTCGGTTCTTTGGGTATCGAGGGTAGCTCGGCACGGCGCTTGGCCCGCATGATCGCGGCAGGACGCCTGGCTGCCACCGACCCTGGGGCCAACGCGGAGACGGTGTTGTGGGCGTTGTGGCAGGCCACCGGGCTCGCCTCGCGGTGGACGGAATTGGCGCTCGACGGCGGCGCTGCGGACGCCCGCGCGGATCGCGACCTTGACGCCATGATGGCTTTGTTCCACACCGCCGAGCGCTATGTGGACCAACTTCCGGGTTCCGGCCCCGAACAGTTCCTGGAGTATTTGCTCAGCCAGGAACTACCGATGGACACCCTTGCGGCGAGGGCCCAAGTGGAGGAAGCCGTCGAGCTGATGACGCCGGCAAGCGCGGCCGGGCGGGAGTGGCCCGTGGTGATCGTCGCGGGCTTGCAGGAAGGCGTCTGGCCCAACACGAGGCTCCGCGGCGAACTCCTCGGAAGTACATTGTTCGCCGATGCCGTGGAGCATGGTGTTGAACACGCCTTGCAGCGGGGACCCCTCAGCCGGCTGCGGGATATCCGCTACGACGAATTGCGCAGCTTCTCCACAGCCGTTTCGCGGGCTCGGGAAGTCCTTATCTGCACGGCAGTTTCTTCCGAGGATGAGCAGCAATCGGCCTTCCTCGATTACGTCGCGCCCCTCGATCCGGGACAATACCGCCGTGAGTTCACGCCGGTAGACCGGCCCATGACCCTGCGGGCCCTGGTGGCCGAGCTGAGGCAGCGTGTCCAGCCCGACGACGCGGGACTGGCCCGGCCAGGCGTTGCAGGAGAGGCGGTCGAAGCTGCCCGGGTTCTGGCCTATCTGGCCACTGCGGAACCTCCAGTGCCGGGAGCACATCCGGATTCCTGGTGGGGATTGGCACCACTGAGCAGCGAGGAGCCGGTAGTCCCGAAGGGCGGTACTGTGTTCGTTTCCCCCTCGAAAGTTGAGACCGTCCACAAATCGCCGTTGGATTGGTTTGTCCAGGCGGCGGGTGGCGAAGCCGCTACCGACTTTGCCCGTAGCCTTGGAACTTTGGTCCACGCGATTGCCCAGGAGCTGCCGGATGCATCCGGTGGCGAGTATGTCGCCGAGCTCGTGCGACGCTGGCCGACTCTTGGCATGAAGGACAACTGGGAGGGCAGGCTGGACTTCCAACGTGCGGAGCAGATGGTCCGGAAGCTTGCCCAATACGTCCTTGTCATGCGGAGCGAAGGCCGAAGCCTTACCGGGGTGGAACAGGACTTCGAGGTCCCCCTTCCCGCGGTACACCTTGGCGACGTTGTTGGCGATCCTGACGCTACCCGGGATGCCGTGCTTCGGGGACAAGTGGACCGCTTGGAAATAGACCAGGAGGGTCGGCTGGTGATTGTCGACCTTAAGACGGGCAAGCGCCAGCCCAGCAAAGCTGAATTGGCGAAGCACCCGCAGTTAGGTGCCTACCAGGCGGCGGTGCTGCACGGGGCATTCCAGGGCCTGCCGGTTCCGGGGGGCGCGGTCCTGGCACAGCTTGGTACGAAGACCAAGACGCCGGCCATCCAAGCGCAAGAGCCCCTGGACCCCGGCGACAACTGGGCGCAGGACCTTGTCAGCGAGGCCGCCGTGCTCATGGCCGGAGCCAGCTTCGAGGCGCGCCACGATCCTTCAAAAGGCAGCCACGGAGGCCACGGCTGCCGACTACCCGATATCTGCCCGTTGTGCGCCCGGGGAAAGCAGGTTACCGAATGA
- a CDS encoding 3'-5' exonuclease, translated as MSSWNTLPRAAFDLETTGRNSRSARIVTASVTVVEDNGGVVKELEWLADPGVEIPLEASEIHGITTEKARAEGRPAAEVTREVAAALQELFDDGVPVIAFNASYDFTVLAAESARYGVPQLTRFPVLDPYVMNKQVDRYRKGKRTLTALCEEYGVDLDNAHTSAADALATLRVLDAMAGKFPKLQMPASKLHHLQVDWAAAQAADFQTYLRKTKPTAVIEGNWPVLPPEDASRGDF; from the coding sequence ATGAGCTCCTGGAACACCCTCCCCCGCGCCGCATTCGATCTCGAGACCACGGGGCGGAACTCCCGTTCCGCCAGGATCGTCACCGCTTCCGTCACCGTGGTGGAAGACAATGGCGGCGTCGTCAAGGAGCTCGAGTGGTTGGCGGATCCCGGTGTGGAGATCCCCCTGGAAGCCAGTGAGATCCACGGCATCACTACGGAAAAGGCGAGGGCCGAGGGCCGCCCGGCCGCAGAAGTGACACGCGAAGTTGCGGCCGCGCTACAGGAACTGTTCGACGACGGCGTGCCCGTCATTGCGTTCAACGCCAGCTATGACTTCACTGTCCTTGCCGCCGAATCCGCCCGCTATGGGGTGCCCCAGCTGACCCGGTTCCCCGTGCTTGACCCGTACGTCATGAACAAGCAGGTTGACCGGTACCGCAAGGGCAAGCGGACCTTGACGGCGCTATGCGAGGAATACGGAGTGGACTTGGACAACGCCCACACTTCGGCCGCAGACGCCCTTGCCACCCTGCGTGTCCTCGATGCCATGGCCGGCAAATTCCCGAAACTGCAGATGCCCGCTTCCAAGCTGCACCACCTTCAGGTCGATTGGGCGGCCGCGCAGGCCGCCGATTTCCAGACCTACCTGCGCAAGACAAAACCAACAGCCGTCATTGAAGGCAACTGGCCGGTGCTCCCCCCGGAAGACGCCAGCCGCGGGGACTTCTAG
- a CDS encoding ABC transporter substrate-binding protein: MKIKALKWFSAVPVAAVLAVSLAACGGGAGSTGSASPTDALQGSDQKTLDKYTTKDVTPLDKIDKSKLGLITDGTLRVGTLSDAPPNIFIDPSGKFTGYDNELLRAIGDKLGLKVEFASTDFSALLSQVKNKQFDVGSSSISTTDKRRETVGFTNGYDFGYMAVVTKTDSKVKGFADLKSDVRIGVVQGTVQDDYVTNTLKLEPVRFPDYNTVYANVKSGQVDAWVAPSQQATGQVKDGDNTKIAEKVVNTQNFTAYAVNKDNTALIDALNSGLDAVIADGTWTKLTAEWYKDRPTTADQTPQGWKPGSKAVQIPAK; encoded by the coding sequence ATGAAAATCAAAGCCCTGAAGTGGTTCTCTGCTGTCCCCGTGGCTGCAGTTCTCGCCGTCTCCCTTGCCGCCTGCGGTGGCGGAGCCGGCAGCACTGGCAGCGCCTCGCCGACCGATGCCCTCCAAGGCAGCGATCAGAAGACGCTGGACAAGTACACCACCAAGGATGTCACTCCGCTGGACAAGATCGATAAGTCCAAGCTAGGCCTCATCACCGACGGCACCCTCCGCGTCGGCACCCTGTCCGATGCCCCGCCCAACATCTTCATCGACCCCTCGGGCAAGTTCACGGGTTACGACAACGAGCTCCTGCGCGCCATTGGCGACAAGCTGGGCCTCAAGGTCGAGTTCGCCTCCACCGACTTCTCCGCGTTGCTCTCCCAGGTGAAGAACAAGCAGTTCGACGTCGGATCCTCCTCGATCTCCACTACGGACAAGCGACGCGAGACCGTCGGCTTCACCAACGGCTACGACTTTGGCTACATGGCCGTCGTGACCAAGACCGACTCCAAGGTCAAAGGCTTCGCGGACCTGAAGTCCGATGTGCGCATCGGCGTGGTGCAGGGCACCGTCCAGGACGACTACGTCACCAACACGCTGAAGCTGGAGCCCGTCCGCTTTCCGGACTACAACACGGTCTACGCCAACGTGAAGAGCGGCCAAGTGGACGCCTGGGTCGCTCCGTCCCAGCAGGCCACGGGCCAGGTCAAGGATGGCGACAACACCAAGATCGCCGAAAAGGTCGTCAACACCCAGAACTTCACCGCCTACGCAGTGAACAAGGACAACACGGCCCTGATCGATGCCCTCAACTCGGGCCTTGACGCAGTGATCGCCGACGGCACGTGGACCAAGCTCACCGCCGAGTGGTACAAGGACCGCCCGACGACGGCGGATCAGACCCCGCAGGGCTGGAAGCCGGGCAGCAAGGCCGTCCAGATTCCCGCCAAGTAG
- a CDS encoding MGMT family protein produces the protein MRMEFVTAVLAVVDLMPPGVAVSYGDVAELLGSGGPRQIGSVMSHHGSAVAWWRVLRASGEAPPGLEAEALRHYVDEGTPLRGAYAEYLRTGDGRWRVDLGLARWAPTDRDFDSIDVISAPLERQLHKLSLPDDEMTL, from the coding sequence ATGCGGATGGAGTTTGTGACGGCGGTGTTGGCCGTCGTGGATCTCATGCCGCCCGGGGTTGCCGTATCCTACGGCGATGTTGCGGAACTTCTGGGCTCTGGTGGTCCACGGCAGATCGGGTCCGTCATGAGCCACCACGGGAGCGCTGTTGCGTGGTGGCGTGTGCTGCGTGCCAGCGGCGAAGCGCCGCCGGGCCTCGAAGCGGAGGCGTTGCGCCACTATGTGGACGAAGGAACGCCGCTGCGCGGCGCCTACGCGGAGTATCTGCGGACCGGCGATGGCCGCTGGCGGGTTGATTTGGGCTTGGCCCGGTGGGCTCCGACGGACCGCGATTTCGACAGTATCGATGTGATCTCTGCCCCACTCGAGCGTCAGCTCCATAAATTGTCGCTGCCCGATGATGAGATGACTCTGTGA
- a CDS encoding glycoside hydrolase family 3 N-terminal domain-containing protein: MGNDRIDKAMIHLLKPSKIPLLILTALVAALFAGVARSDTAGQTPDPVAAPTPDPTYSASAMAAPSGSSAPSDRTPIAPAKPHELPPPPRPTPEQRLAALTLEQRVGQLFMVAAKADGSDAGPVSGLLNDHVGNIYLAGRSQAGVAATASLVAELKADISPAATRGLPLFVATDQEGGSVQVLRGPGFLPIPAALDQAKSSPEQLRADARSWGSQLLQAGVNVDLAPVLDTVPSAEFAPSNKPIGAFQREYGYTPAAVSEQGNAMAAGLRDAGVAPVVKHFPGMGRVNLNTDVSANVHDTETTRSDPYLAPFHAAIAGGVRWVMVSNAYYDKIDPDHVAPFSPIIMRTMLRTDAGFTGIIVSDDLCDAVQLSAWSMGDRATNFIGAGGTMVLCANTAAVPVMYAQVLQRAKTDPDFRKAVDAAALTVLEVKTGK; this comes from the coding sequence CCAAAATTCCACTGCTTATCCTCACAGCGCTGGTGGCAGCGCTGTTTGCGGGCGTTGCGCGTTCCGATACCGCCGGACAAACGCCGGATCCGGTGGCCGCACCGACTCCCGATCCCACATATTCGGCGTCGGCGATGGCCGCGCCATCGGGTTCCTCGGCTCCGAGCGATCGGACGCCGATTGCTCCTGCTAAGCCTCATGAGCTGCCGCCTCCTCCGCGCCCGACGCCGGAACAGCGGCTCGCGGCCCTGACCTTGGAGCAAAGGGTAGGGCAGTTGTTCATGGTCGCAGCCAAGGCTGACGGAAGCGATGCGGGGCCGGTGTCCGGTCTCCTGAACGATCACGTGGGCAACATCTACCTGGCCGGACGCAGCCAAGCAGGCGTCGCAGCAACGGCATCGCTCGTGGCGGAACTGAAGGCCGACATATCGCCGGCCGCAACGCGGGGGCTGCCGCTGTTTGTCGCGACGGACCAGGAAGGCGGCTCGGTCCAAGTCCTCAGGGGACCCGGGTTCCTGCCTATTCCTGCGGCCTTGGACCAAGCAAAGTCAAGCCCGGAACAACTTCGCGCCGACGCTCGGAGCTGGGGTAGCCAGTTGCTGCAGGCCGGGGTGAATGTTGACCTGGCGCCGGTGCTGGATACGGTTCCCAGCGCCGAATTCGCCCCATCGAACAAGCCGATCGGTGCCTTCCAACGCGAGTACGGTTACACCCCCGCCGCGGTCTCCGAGCAGGGGAACGCGATGGCGGCCGGGCTGCGGGACGCCGGGGTAGCGCCGGTGGTCAAGCACTTCCCCGGCATGGGACGCGTGAATCTGAACACGGACGTCAGCGCCAATGTCCACGACACCGAAACAACCCGGAGCGATCCGTACCTGGCGCCATTCCACGCGGCAATTGCGGGCGGGGTCCGCTGGGTCATGGTCTCGAACGCGTACTACGACAAGATTGATCCAGACCACGTCGCTCCGTTCTCGCCCATCATCATGCGCACCATGTTGCGGACCGACGCGGGATTCACCGGAATCATCGTGTCCGATGATCTCTGCGATGCCGTGCAGCTGTCGGCATGGAGCATGGGGGACCGGGCGACGAATTTCATCGGCGCAGGCGGGACCATGGTGCTGTGTGCAAACACAGCAGCCGTTCCGGTGATGTATGCCCAGGTCCTGCAGCGGGCGAAGACGGATCCTGACTTCCGCAAGGCAGTGGATGCAGCAGCCCTGACCGTTCTCGAGGTCAAAACAGGGAAGTAG
- a CDS encoding amino acid ABC transporter permease — protein MDILKLLSETFLDWKAIGEVLPKMFAVGLPNTLVLAVTSGVIGTVLGMLLALMGISRNAVARWIARVYTDILRGLPPVLTILVIGLGFGPIIKQLTGSTSPYPLAIAALSLMSAAYIGEIFRSGIQSVDKGQLEATRALGFGYGASMRLVVVPQGVRRVLPALVNQFIALIKESSLLFTLGLVAAEREIFQIGKDAASNSGNLSPYVAAAIFYLALTIPLTHFVNWIDRRLRSGRPEKKEPDEAAAVVGKGAQA, from the coding sequence ATGGATATCCTCAAACTGCTCTCTGAGACCTTCCTCGACTGGAAGGCGATCGGCGAAGTCCTTCCCAAGATGTTCGCCGTCGGGCTGCCGAACACCCTCGTTTTGGCCGTCACATCCGGCGTCATCGGAACGGTGCTCGGCATGCTGCTCGCCCTCATGGGGATCTCCCGGAACGCAGTGGCGCGGTGGATCGCCCGCGTCTATACCGATATCCTCCGGGGGCTCCCGCCGGTCCTTACCATCCTGGTGATTGGCCTCGGCTTCGGCCCGATCATCAAGCAGCTGACAGGTTCCACGAGCCCCTACCCGCTGGCCATCGCGGCGCTGTCCCTGATGTCGGCGGCGTACATCGGCGAGATCTTCCGCTCCGGGATCCAGAGCGTCGACAAGGGACAGCTCGAGGCAACGCGGGCCCTGGGGTTCGGCTATGGCGCTTCCATGCGCCTGGTGGTCGTCCCCCAGGGAGTCCGGCGGGTCCTTCCCGCATTGGTCAACCAGTTCATCGCCCTGATCAAGGAATCGTCCCTCCTCTTCACCTTGGGGCTCGTGGCGGCAGAGCGCGAGATTTTCCAGATCGGCAAGGACGCGGCGTCCAACAGTGGAAACCTGTCGCCGTATGTCGCCGCAGCCATCTTCTACCTCGCATTGACGATCCCGCTCACGCACTTCGTGAACTGGATTGACCGCCGTCTTCGCTCGGGCCGGCCCGAGAAGAAGGAACCGGACGAGGCTGCCGCCGTCGTCGGAAAGGGAGCCCAAGCATGA
- a CDS encoding amino acid ABC transporter ATP-binding protein, with product MSEFVSGTLTAKNIHLSFGSNRVLRGIDLHVEKGTTASVIGPSGSGKSTLLRVMNRLIEPEQGDILLDGRSVLKDNPDELRRRIGMVFQQFNLFPHKTVAENVSLALRKLRGMPKDQAREEALAQLDLVGLKHKADARPANLSGGQQQRVAIARALAMKPEVMFFDEATSALDPELVKGVLALMAELAKGGMTMVVVTHEMGFSRNVSDTVTFMDAGVVVETGSPEQLFSAPRTDRLKGFLSDVL from the coding sequence ATGAGCGAGTTCGTTTCCGGAACGCTGACCGCAAAGAACATCCACTTGTCCTTCGGGTCCAACCGTGTCCTGCGCGGCATCGATCTGCACGTCGAGAAGGGCACCACGGCTTCCGTGATAGGCCCCTCCGGTTCAGGCAAGTCCACGCTCCTGCGGGTCATGAACCGGCTGATCGAACCCGAGCAGGGGGACATTCTGCTGGACGGGCGTTCAGTGCTCAAGGACAATCCGGATGAATTGCGTCGGCGGATCGGCATGGTTTTCCAGCAGTTCAACCTGTTCCCGCACAAGACCGTGGCGGAGAATGTTTCCTTGGCCCTGCGCAAACTGCGCGGTATGCCCAAGGACCAGGCACGGGAAGAGGCCCTGGCGCAACTGGACCTCGTGGGACTCAAGCACAAGGCCGATGCCCGGCCTGCGAATCTCTCCGGCGGGCAGCAGCAGCGTGTTGCCATTGCCCGGGCGCTGGCCATGAAGCCTGAGGTCATGTTCTTCGACGAGGCAACATCCGCCCTCGATCCTGAGCTCGTCAAGGGCGTTCTGGCGCTCATGGCCGAGCTGGCCAAGGGCGGCATGACCATGGTGGTGGTGACCCATGAGATGGGCTTCTCAAGGAACGTGTCGGACACCGTGACGTTCATGGACGCAGGGGTCGTTGTGGAGACAGGCTCACCGGAACAGCTCTTCTCCGCGCCCCGGACCGATCGTCTGAAGGGCTTCCTTTCGGACGTACTCTAG